One stretch of Podospora bellae-mahoneyi strain CBS 112042 chromosome 2, whole genome shotgun sequence DNA includes these proteins:
- the SET1 gene encoding histone methyltransferase set1 (EggNog:ENOG503NVQQ; BUSCO:EOG09264CH7; COG:B), with product MTRAPGASYAQFFPAAPRVVARDRTRDREDREGPKGNTLDSSPLPDDTTNGHLTSLGPAESCPPQQDGHIPPSAMAGTRFSSSQLTPPASNDSPSSHLSSAAQQPSTTVRNTNGYHGHVPIQNEPLQNGTSSVLPSVPERTYARDPSRPIQTVVCTYDPLMDKKLPSGERMKTKPKYKEFGLDGQDDAPPQDPRLAKGGRLGYINVDFHHAKARLRQTPYSLKQYKYDPKTSCGPGPPTQIVVTGFNPITPFSTVTTCFAAFGDIAESSNKLHPDNGSYLGFATFRYKDTKPNRSRPQVISAADAARNAVRAMNNKQIAGRLVRVEFDPDGKKSSEMLVQAIRKDLERHNSVPSTARPIPTGPRACVPGPPPTAPRGPAAHRAPPPPPAIAGRGAGAGPVPVPGPPSTRPVYVIETESVKDTIREAPYIFVAHEYVPVQPSTVMHMRKRLKVYAIETIRADKSGYYVIFHNSDRGRHDVERCYRACNRTPFFNYLMVMELNTYGSEGRGSRTSREPRRHSRSPERRRVDDHRSHRDHDRGRRDEDRQKREEQDRRKREEESLLKEEKDQRAKNFDPVIEATNVVIQQMKEQLIRHIRTKIAAPALLNFLDPANQVASRRKHNIEDPHSSKLSITFDDSDTKSPVGTPNSRADPIERRTGRLDVSALPRIRKAKNAALNARKHAFNDPFARHRPPTQRSTFRSLHDRLQSDSDDDSDDEVDHRYLNVRNTDEPESRPRSRSSTDDEATKEDYASWGPAEEDSMTEASFALTDGPALPRKRKLDLQMETAIKRQKKTDEELFGVTINRVDPGYPSRELSPEDIVLPDAEPLEERDTDSSRMPTPVPQGGKSKKKATKTKKKSKKQIFEEREALKRQQEEIFEKEASLAADEVEPTPDAEPEPGIKEAALDEEPDVEKGEKPRKLDLDEKMYPSEKVRAFELPSNFILNETSLRASVLPALSHADLPNLERLKQRQGSGYLEQPQVWAWMRDRVRELNSPDASKDTPCSIGGYYVPNTTGCARTEGVKKILNSEKSKYLPHHIKVQKAREERQAQNGKAGKDSVLAAAEAAKLAAESQVARGTSRANRANNRRFVAGLHDQIRGLGQDSDAFRFNQLKKRKKPVKFARSAIHNWGLYTMENIPKDDMIIEYVGEEVRQVIAELREARYLKSGIGSSYLFRIDDNTVIDATKKGGIARFINHSCMPNCTAKIIKVEGSKRIVIYALRDIAQNEELTYDYKFEREIGATDRIPCLCGTAACKGFLN from the exons ATGACTCGAGCTCCTGGCGCGAGTTACGCTCAGTTCTTTCCTGCTGCCCCCCGGGTCGTTGCCAGGGACCGGACAAGGGATCGGGAAGATCGCGAAGGTCCCAAGGGAAACACCCTCGATTCGTCGCCTTTGCCAGATGATACCACCAACGGCCACCTCACCTCGCTAGGCCCCGCGGAATCCTGTCCACCTCAGCAGGACGGGCACATCCCCCCGAGCGCTATGGCTGGCACGAGATTTTCGAGCAGCCAGCTCacccctccagcttccaacgactccccctcatcccatctctcaTCAGCTGCCCAGCAGCCGTCGACGACCGTGCGAAACACCAACGGGTATCACGGTCATGTCCCAATACAGAACGAACCGCTCCAGAATGGCACGTCGAGTGTTCTGCCCAGCGTTCCCGAACGCACCTATGCCCGAGACCCCTCACGCCCGATTCAAACCGTCGTGTGCACATATGATCCTCTCATGGATAAGAAGCTGCCGAGCGGTGAAAGAATGAAAACAAAACCGAAATATAAGGAGTTTGGATTG GACGGTCAAGATGACGCTCCCCCCCAAGATCCCCGCCTTGCAAAGGGTGGCCGCCTCGGTTACATCAATGTCGACTTCCACCATGCGAAGGCGCGCCTGCGCCAGACCCCCTACAGTCTCAAGCAGTACAAATACGACCCCAAAACGTCTTGCGGGCCCGGCCCTCCGACACAAATTGTGGTTACAGGGTTCAATCCTATCACCCCTTTCTCAACGGTTACCACCTGTTTTGCTGCTTTTGGAGACATTGCTGagagcagcaacaagctACATCCCGACAATGGTAGTTACCTTGGTTTTGCAACCTTTAGGTACAAAGATACGAAGCCGAATAGGTCGCGGCCTCAAGTCATTAGTGCCGCCGACGCAGCAAGAAATGCGGTCCGTGCCATGAATAACAAGCAGATTGCAGGGCGCCTTGTTCGAGTCGAATTCGACCCTGACGGAAAGAAGAGCTCCGAAATGCTCGTTCAGGCCATCCGAAAAGACTTAGAAAGGCACAACAGTGTCCCATCGACGGCGAGACCTATTCCTACAGGTCCACGGGCTTGTGTCCCAGGACCTCCTCCTACTGCGCCGCGAGGTCCAGCTGCCCAcagagcaccaccacctccgcctgcTATTGCCGGTcggggagcgggagcgggacCAGTGCCAGTGCCAGGACCGCCATCAACCAGGCCCGTGTACGTGATCGAGACTGAGAGCGTCAAGGACACGATCCGGGAAGCGCCCTACATCTTCGTCGCCCACGAGTACGTTCCAGTCCAGCCGTCAACGGTTATGCACATGAGGAAGCGCCTTAAAGTGTACGCCATCGAGACTATTCGTGCCGATAAGAGTGGCTATTACGTGATTTTTCACAACAGCGACCGGGGTCGCCACGATGTTGAACGTTGCTACAGGGCATGCAATCGGACACCTTTCTTCAATTACCTTATGGTCATGGAACTCAACACCTACGGGTCGGAGGGCAGGGGCTCAAGGACATCTCGAGAGCCTCGAAGACACAGTCGAAGTCCTGAGCGCAGGCGAGTAGACGACCATCGATCACACCGTGACCACGACCGAGGCCGACGTGATGAGGATCGACAGAAACGGGAGGAACAAGACCGACGAAAGCGTGAAGAGGAGTCACTGCtaaaggaagagaaggatcAAAGAGCCAAGAACTTCGATCCTGTAATCGAAGCTACCAATGTGGTAATTCAACAGATGAAGGAGCAGCTCATCAGGCACATTCGAACCAAGATTGCGGCGCCGGCCTTGTTGAACTTTCTTGATCCTGCCAACCAGGTGGCCAGCCGACGGAAGCACAACATTGAAGACCCGCATTCCTCCAAGCTCTCGATCACTTTTGACGACTCCGATACCAAATCACCGGTTGGCACACCGAATTCCAGAGCGGATCCAATCGAGAGGCGAACTGGTCGACTGGACGTGTCTGCGCTTCCCCGAATTCGCAAAGCGAAAAATGCTGCTCTCAACGCCCGCAAGCATGCCTTCAACGACCCCTTTGCGCGCCACcgacctcccacccaacGCTCGACGTTTCGATCTCTTCATGACCGCCTGCAAAGCGATAGCGATGATGACTCGGATGACGAGGTGGATCACAGGTATTTGAATGTTCGGAATACCGATGAACCTGAATCTCGACCTCGTAGCCGCTCGTCCACGGATGACGAGGCTACCAAGGAAGACTATGCGTCATGGGGCCCGGCTGAGGAAGATTCGATGACGGAAGCCAGCTTTGCGTTGACCGACGGGCCGGCTCTTCCCCGAAAAAGAAAGCTGGACTTGCAGATGGAGACGGCTATCAAGCGGCAGAAGAAAACGGACGAGGAGCTTTTCGGAGTTACCATCAACCGCGTCGACCCAGGTTACCCCTCGAGAGAGCTTTCGCCGGAGGATATTGTGCTCCCCGATGCCGAACccttggaggagagggacaCTGATAGTTCGCGGATGCCGACACCTGTTCCTCAGGGGGGCAAATCCAAAAAGAAGGCCAcgaaaaccaaaaagaagtcCAAGAAACAGATTTTCGAGGAACGTGAAGCCCTCAAGCGTCAGCAGGAAGAGATctttgagaaggaggccTCTCTGGCTGCGGATGAGGTCGAGCCCACACCCGATGCTGAGCCTGAACCGGGCATCAAGGAAGCTGCTCTTGACGAGGAGCCAGATGTTGAGAAAGGAGAGAAACCTCGGAAACTGGACCTTGATGAGAAGATGTATCCGTCTGAGAAGGTTCGCGCATTTGAGCTTCCTTCGAACTTCATTCTTAACGAAACTTCGCTTCGGGCTTCGGTTCTGCCTGCACTTTCCCACGCTGATCTGCCGAATCTGGAAAGATTGAAACAGAGGCAGGGGAGTGGATATCTGGAACAACCTCAGGTCTGGGCGTGGATGCGGGACCGTGTTCGTGAGCTAAACTCACCCGATGCTTCAAAGGATACTCCATGCAGCATTGGCGGCTACTATGTCCCCAATACAACCGGCTGTGCCAGGACCGAAGGTGTCAAAAAGATTCTCAACTCGGAGAAGTCCAAGTACCTGCCTCACCACATCAAGGTCCAGAAGGCccgggaggagaggcaggcGCAAAACGGGAAGGCGGGCAAGGACTCGGTCCTGGCTGCCGCAGAAGCCGCAAagttggcggcggagagCCAGGTTGCTAGAGGCACCTCGCGTGCCAATCGGGCGAACAACCGTCGTTTTGTGGCTGGTCTGCATGACCAGATAAGGGGTCTCGGCCAGGATTCGGACGCCTTCAGGTTCAACCAGCTCAAAAAACGGAAGAAGCCCGTCAAGTTTGCTCGGTCGGCCATCCACAACTGGGGACTGTACACTATGGAGAACATTCCCAAGGACGACATGATCATCGAATATGTGGGCGAAGAAGTCCGGCAGGTGATTGCAGAGCTCCGAGAGGCGAGATATCTCAAGAGCGGCATAGGTAGCAGTTATCTCTTCCGAATTGATGACAACACGGTCATCGACGCGACCAAGAAGGGCGGCATCGCGCGGTTCATCAACCACAGCTGCATGCCCAACTGCACGGCCAAGATCATCAAGGTGGAGGGTAGCAAAAGGATTGTCATTTATGCCCTCCGGGACATTGCTCAGA ACGAGGAGCTAACATACGACTACAAATTTGAGCGTGAGATAGGAGCTACGGACCGCATTCCCTGCCTATGCGGAACAGCGGCTTGCAAGGGCTTCCTCAACTAA